The Daphnia carinata strain CSIRO-1 chromosome 9, CSIRO_AGI_Dcar_HiC_V3, whole genome shotgun sequence nucleotide sequence CTCCTAGTGGATCCAGTTACGGGGCATCATCCCACGTCCCTGTTCAAGTAGCCCCAGCTAGAGGAAAGACCACAGGTAAAAACTGAATTAAATCCAATAAATCTGCTTTTCATTCAGCATTACGTCATTGTGGTTGATAGGTGCGGTTGGTTACAGTTCTCTGCCTCCCGCTACAGTTTCGCTGGACGCTCCGTTCGTCCCATCGGCCCTCATTTCATCCAGCGGATACGGTCGCTAATCTGAAACGTTTCGTTCGAAATCTTCTATCAAAATGAATATTCTttaccttaatttttttttaaaccgacAATAGGACGTCCGCATTAACGTCCTTTGTGTATCATCATTTTCCACGGGATCGCGTCATTGCTTCTTCATTCTCCATTTCTCTCGATTCAAAGCGTTGATGTCGTCAGTTACTGGCCGACGTGGCGAGCCAACGCACCTTTATACGAAAGCACATTGATTATTACGCACCTGGAGATTCGATGCGTTGATTATCGAAAAGAAATCGATGGCCCTCCATTTACGTGTCTCATTTTCCTACGGTTACGTCACAATACAAAATATAAttcgaaaaaacaattgggTTCATTTACCTGGCGCTAGAGGTCAGCACTTTTCATAGCGCATTTAACCAATTATCCTTCCTATATTTaggtaaagaaaaattgttcgTGATTGATTTAAAGTCTACGGCATCAAATGCATATCTAATAATATTTGCTTACATAAACTTACGGAATAAACTAAATATATACTAAATAACcccctatttttttaataaatggcTCACAAATGCGAACTTACGAGTTGGAAAAAGAATGGGGGATAAAAATGAGAGCGTGAACGGCTCTGGGGACTGAAGCCGTGCCGACAGGTGCACACTTTACACGATATGAGCTGGCGGCCGGTGCATGTATTGAAGCGAACgtccggcaaaaaaaaaaagaaagaaaatattcaaacaaTCAACGCAGCCAGAAAAGTGGGTCGCGTctgttttcaaaacgaaaCACGTTTGCAAATGTAGACAGAACTGCAGCTGTCGTCAATTGCTGTcagatcaaaaaaaaaataaataaataaataaataaaaaaaaaaaaaagacatttcaaaatcagcttGCGAGAATGGGATGCAATGCAATTAACAAACAACGTTCAAACCAAAATCACCCCTCGTTATGTGAGTGACAGAGAATAGCGGTCAGTTCAATGCTTCTTTTTGACAACATCGAATAATAAATCACCTATTCACGTGCATTACCATCTTTTTCCATGGAGTGTAAACGCGCGTGAAAAACAGCGCGATCCATCGAGGGCGTCTCGTACAGTTCACGTTGAACGCTGATTTTCCTTGTTCGCATACGTGTGTTCCATTGTGGGAGTGGCTTTTCGCCTTAGTAGTTCGATCAGCGTGACAGATGGCAAACGGGTTGACGCTTTGTCTAACTGCGAACGCTATCCCATTGCGAGTAGTCCATGTCCAAGCAGACGAAACGACACCTTGTTCGCGCCGGCAACGTGTTGCGAAAGAACCGACGATTTTAGATGGCAAGCCGAACATCAAACGAAGTCGAAGCTGCAGACATGACTTGGATTGTGAGTTTGAGCACCTTCAAAAAATGGTGTGCTCAATTGCCTGTCCTCTTCAGCGGCTTGTTGGTCTTCGTGGCAAGCACTTTGTTTTATCACGCCTATTTCCTCCAGCCGACTGGCAACGGTGTGCACCAATGGTCAACCACAAGCAGTTTGGCGATCGATGCACAGACTTCAGCTGAGGTGGAGACGCTGCTCAAAGAAAAACTGGACCTGCAACAAAAGGTAAATGCATTAgaaatggagaagaaaaagcgAACAGAATTGATGGCAAACATCAAGGAATCACAGCGCCAATTAAATGCAACGTTGAACGAACTAAATCAAACGTGGCAACTCATTGAAGAATTAGACAAAGAAATCGCCATCCTCGAAGCCAATGCGACAGTACATCGaaattttttcgattatttttcaaacgtttcaCGTCAAATGGCCTATCCGGGAGTGGAATTCTACACGCGTTACACCATGACTCGTTTAGGACTGCAGCCATTGGCCGGAATCGAACCGCTCAAGCCGCAATTAGGTCCAGTCATCAACGACGTGCTCTCGTACCAGTACCCACTGACCGTCCCACCTTGTCGGGATGTCACCGGTGTTAATCGCACTGTGTTTGTAGCCATCATTTCGGCTACGGACAATTTCGAGAAACGAAGCACAACGAGGCCGTTGTGGCCGACTCTTTTCAAAAGCCAGCAAGACAAAGGCCTGATGGGCATCGCTGGATTCGCCTTCATTTTGGGCAAACCGGATCAAATCGAGACCCAAAAACGGATCGAAGAAGAGAGTCGAACGTACGGCGATATTATTCAAATCGAAATGGTTGACGCATACAGGAATTTGACCCTGAAACTGGTTGGACTTTTCAGTTGGTTGCACACTCGAAATTGTTCCAAAGTGGATTTTGTCGTCAAGGTGGACGACGACGTCTTCGTCAACGTTCGCAATCTCGTTCAATTCGTCCAATCTCAGTCCCGGCACGACGCCAATCTGACAATCTTTGGAACTTCAGCTGGTAATCTGTGGCCAGCGCGAGGtattttcattcaattgaGAAATGAATGTTTATTTACCTCTACCATAACAAAATTAGATGGCAAATGGGAACTGACGTACGCGGAATGGCCATGGCATAGCTTTCCACGTTATTTCAATGGACCGGCAGTCTTATTCCCTGGCAATACGATCGTTCCATTGCTGGCGTCATTCCAAACGACGCCCATGCCACACATTGACGACATCTATTTCAGTGGCATCTGCGTCGAAAGGGCTGGCATCAAAATCAGCTACTCTACCAACTCAACCAAGTATGTAGACTATACAGAATAAGACCATTGCAAATGTTGATGTCAGTTTCCTGCGTTTACCGGTtaatactaaaaacaaatctttttttttttttaaatgaaactcCAGCGTTTTCGAATTTGCGCCTCCCGACTCTCTGGATGCTTGCGATCTGCGTCGATTCATTTCAAGGCGGACGCCGTCCAGCAACTATAAGAACAACTCGCACGTCGTCACCGAGGATTTCTACAACAACAGGACTAGCTGCGTTATGGCCGGACCTAAAAACGGAACCAACACGACAATAGACTACACCGCACCAGCCCATTTTTACTTTCTATAATCAAACGAGATGTAAAACCAAAATACAAGTAGAAGCATAGACGACACTATTGCGTTATGGCTTACTAAGACTCTAAGCAAATCAAAGAGGGAGTGGCTTCGGTTGCACCCGGCTCCGTCAATGGCAACCACGAATTTCGGTCATCTATTCAGTGGTCGTCCACGCCCGCGTCCGAAAGCTCTGGACGCGCTAATAGCTACGCGAAATGAGAAAATAGGACCACAATGAGTACAATGTATTGGGCCACGTTGCTATTGTTGATCGTCTTCGTCAGCAGCTATGTGTTTTTCATCGATCAAACAACCTTTCTTCAGgtacatttcattttaaaaatattgggGGGTGATGTGTAATCCCTGATTAACGCCGGCAGGTGaggaaattagttttttttgggggaggaTTGAAAGATATcgaaatatataaataaattggTTGTCAATGTTACATAGGAATGTTTAAACTCTGCACACCAAAACGAAACGATTGAAAACCAACGGGAAGCGTTGGCGAAACAAAAACTCGACGCGCTTCAAAATGAGTATAAAATGGTGGCTAATTTAATCGTAATCGAGAAAGAAATCCTTCGCCAATTGAACGCGACCGTCGTTGCAAAATCGAAATTATTAGGACAACAAATGGTATCGAGGAGAGACAGAAATCAAACAGAGTcgttcatccgacagtttcgaaaacaaaagaaaatgttgcaaGAAATCGCCACACTCTACATTTTTCTATTAAGAGAATGTCTCTCTTGCAATTTTTCAATTAAGAGAAAGATCCTcgtcgtttcattttcaaacaaaaacgcaGCGTTTTGGCGACCAAGCTGCCTGACAATCCAACGAAAAGTTTATGACGTTGCTGACATCTACCGTGACTCAAATGAAGAACTTAGATCCGAACGTGTAAACTTCATATTTTAATGAAACGAGTGGAAAGCTTCTCAAAAACCCACACACATTaatcaataaatatttttttaatgggccATATAAATTTAtgatagaaaatgtttttctactATGATATGCTTAAGTTATGAAATGTCTAATCAAATATGTTATACCATTGAAGCTTTCGAAATCACGCGTCTACTGAAGATCAAAAACAGTTGGTGAATGTGACGTGGTGCTAATTTGTTTCCTAGTTCATTCTAACACGAAATGCAAGTTGGAATTCTTACGAGGCAGACTTACCTGTTGAAGGCGATGAACAGATTTTCCAACAGGTTGCCACTGATGCACATGCCAAAAATGAAGCACATTGAATTGCACACTTTGATATTGATGGAAAAATATAAACTTTGAAAGTGTCACACACACGATTGTGTGCGAGCATGACACTAAAATGGAATTTTCACATCTAACATGGTCGAAAAAGGACATGCACTAAGTACATCCGTCCAGAACAGGAATGTCGGACTAAGTGGACTTTTTTCTCAGACCTCTATCGCACTTGCTTACCCTAACCCcgcatttgttttaattttcgCAAAGAAAATCCTAATGGGGgcaaactaaaaagaaaaagaaccgaaTGCTGTACAGGAGGTGGGCGGATGGTTTGAGatagaaaatttcaaaatggccGACGTAAAAAAACGCCTAGAAACTTGTGCGCGCAATGTGACCAAGGCCATAATCGATTAATTGCAAATCCCACAGTGTTGCCAAGGCGATTTCAATTTACAACATCTTGGGAATAAGAGACTTCCGTTCATTTTCTATCAACCACTACAGGAGACATAGAACGGCAATATTTCATTCatattatttaataataatatttagaAATTTGGCCACGATCGCCTTTTGATTGAAATCCGGACAGGGTTCAGCAACCAGTTGCACTGTTACTCGTTGGCGGAGGTTGGTGCAACTCTTTTCATCGTCCACGTGTGCCACAGTCCAAATCTTTTCGTGTTCGTGGTCTTTGGTTCCTTCGTATACTCGATCTATTTTCGCTCCCGAAATGACTAAATCTCCCATCTACATTCAATTAACACATTCAAATGCATAATTTCAAGAATGTGGTATGGCTAAAACGTGGTGAAATGTACACCATTCTTACTTGATCGTTTCTCAGCTCTCGCGTCTGCTCTCCTTTCGAGAACCCTTCGATGACTTGACATAAAATCGACCAACACAAAATCAATAGAATCAACCGCattggcaaaacaaaaatcatatTCAATGTCGAGTCAAATCACTTTACACATATTGCTATACTGCGTACGAAAAACACTTGcatttcaataaaataaacactAGTGTTCCAAACGGATACGAGTTGTCGCTAATGTTCCTGACAGGTGGTCAGTTTCATTCGCCCCACCTCGAGAGATCTAATCGCCAGCCAAGTGgctagaataaaaaaaacgaaaaacctGCAGCATACTGTTCATATAACTTATCGTAAAGAGATGGCAGTTGTTTGATATTGTTGGGCGTTTCAGTCCCACCCAGTAAACGAGACATTTTACTGCCAGTCTCACATTAGACGAGAGAACCGGCATTTGGCCGATTGGCTCGGATTGTAAGTGAAATAACGttgtcgaaataaaaaaaaaatgaccggGCGATGTGGTAATAACCTCAACACATTTGCAGTTTTGGGTTCGTTGTTGATATTTGGCTGTTCCATCATCTATGTCATTCAACCAACCACACTATTCACCATCCAACAGGTACAGACATGTCTTGATCACTTTTCGCACAAGATTTTATGTCAACATTATTTCCTTTCGATTCTACAGGCATCAGATTTGAGCATGAGTAGAAAAGAGGAAACCATCAATATTTTGGTAAACGAAAAGCAGATGTTGGAGTTGAAGTTAAAATTAcaggaagaagagaagaagagcATGACTACCTTAGTCGAAGTTACACAACACTTGAATGCTGCTTTGATTGACAAGATTGACTTACTGGGCCACTTAACAGCAAAGAGGTTAGGACAGATCCCGACAAAACAATTCATTCAACAATTgcataaacaaaaagaaatgctcaAAGCCAATGCTAAGCTGAATCGAGAATTTTTCCATGACGCATCTCGTTTTTTGTGCAACACTTCATATCCTGGAGTGGAGAATTACACGCGTTACATAGTGGCACTGCGTGGAATGCTACCATTAGACGCAATCGAACCACTTAAACCGGAATTTGGTAGAGTGATCAACGATGTACTTTCGTTCCAGTATCCCATCACTGTCCCATCTTGTCGCGACGTCGGAATGAATGACACTGGACCTTTAGTGTTTATAGCCATCAATTCAGCGCCGGATAATTTCCGCAGACGGGAAGTCGTCCGCCAAACATGGATAACTCGTTTGAAAGCCGATCGTGAGCAAGGATTCATAAATTTGGCTGGTTTCGCGTTCATTGTCGGTCGTACGGAAAACAACGAAACGCaaatcaaaatcgaaaaagaaaacgagacaTTTGGTGACATGATACAAATAGACATGTCCCATTTCTACGGGAATTTATCCGTCAAAATGGCTGGTTTATTCAATTGGTTGTACAGAAACTGCCGTCTAATGGATTTCCTGTTAAAAGTAGATGACGATGTCTACGTCAACGTGCGCAACGTGGCCCATTTCATGACGCAGTTTCAAAATCAATCCAACTACACGATGTTCGGAATCTCGCCCGGAACCTTTTATCCCAAACGAGGTGCGTCAAATCAATAATTTAACTCATCCACGTATCCCTTATGAAATgaatctctttaaaaaaaaaaacagctggaAAATGGGCTTTAACGTACGAAGAATGGCCGTGGAGTCAATATCCCGATTATTTCTTGGGACCAGCTGTTTTACTTCCAGCTCACACGATTCTTCCGCTATTGGCCGCCTTCCAGGTGACGCCCATGAGCCCTTTCGACGACCTCTACTACACCGGCATGTGCAGAGAAAAGGCCGGCATCAGCATCCGCTATTCCATCAATGCAACCAGGTCATATATAGGCCTTCCTTCAATAGCTAAAGCTATCTaacgttcatttgttttgcacTCACGTTCAAAAATTAGCGTCTTTGCGACGGGACCGCCACATCCTCCTACTCCTTGCTACCTGCGTCGAcacatttcgtttttaatcCCCAACGAGAACCAACTGAAACTCTGGCATAATGCGACCGACGATTTTTACAACAACAGGACCCACTGCATTGTTGGTGGATCCAACGGAACTAACATAACAATTGGTCACATCCAACCCTCACAGTTTTATTTTACAGAGCCTAGAATAGTAAGAacctaaaaaatatttgcattAATTCTGAATATTAAGCTGGAATTCCGATAAAACAGATCACGGTATTACCACGTATTGTAGGAAGACGTAGAGTTTAAATGCACTTAACGAATTTGTCCGCCCACTGCGAAACCTGAATACACAGAATGAAATATGAACCGAAAATAATGGATTCTTTATACTAACTTACTATTTGCGAATCATTCTAACTTTCTTCTCTTACTTAAAAACGTAGAATATCAAAATACTTCATACGGTTGATAAAACACAGCTATAATCGACTACTAAATAATTAATACATATTAACTATCCGATGCATTTGGCCACTTTCATCAACGGCAcaagatatttaaaaaaaccagCCACATTACCTGAAATAAAGTGGGACGAAACAAAGTGGGCTGATATCATTTCAAGCTGTGAACTGATGCACGCGTAGAATAAAAGCCGCACCCCTGTCAAATACCAAAAAGTCTGCCATGCATGTACGTGACGGACATTTTTCTAACAAGGCCATCAAGCACTCAAATGTCTACGGGACAGTATCAACTCACGTCGTTAGATGGCCGAAAGTGAATTCTACTCTACGTGTCGAATGTTGCGTAGATTGTACCGACAATGGATTGCATCTTATACTTTCAAATTGCTGTTGATGGCGATCTTTAACATCAGttgctcaattttctttcaccaAAGATTCTTCAATAGGTAATGATCAGTGCTATTATTGATTATACTGTTTTGGACCAGAAAAATGGGTTCGTTTTAGAGCAACAAAGAATCAACGTCAACGTGTGACACCGTCACTATCGATAGAGAATTGTTCAATTACTTGGCTTCTCATCTACGCGACAGACCGTACGACGGCGTTCACAATTACACTCGTTTTATGACAGCTGCGTTAGGCCTTAAAGCATTGAGTGGAGTCGAACCACTTGTACCCGACATGGGGCAAGTTGTCAACGACATTCACTCGTTCCAGTATCCCATGACTATCGGTCCTTGTCGACCAAAGTCTGGCAAAGGGACTAGCCTATTCATCGCGGTCATTTCAGCTCCATCTCATGCGGAAAAACGTGCACTAATTCGCCAAACGTGGCCAAATCATTTGAAGAATCAAACCAACGACAACTATCCACTGGACGTTGTTGGATTCGGCTTCGTCATTGGACTGACCAGCGACGAACAAGTTCAGCAACAGATGGAGCAAGAAAGTGACAAGTATGGCGACATTTTGCAAATCAACGTTGAGGACAAGTACGTCGATTTGTCTGTTAAAGTTGCCAGTCTTTTGAACTGACTCCACCTATTCTGTGCGCAAGTCGATTACGTTCTCAAGGTAGACGACGATGTCTATGTCAACGTTCACAATTTAGCCACGGTGTTGCACTCGCTGAACCCTTCCGATCCAAGCATTTACGGCCACCAATGCGGCGGAAACATCCCTTTGCGCAGTGAATGTATCATCAATTTTCTAATCAATATTTAGAGGTGTTTAATATTGCAAATATGTACCAATATGCAGATAAATGGACGACGAAATTTGGCCTTGGCAAAGGCTTCCAATCTACTTTCAAGGAGCTGGAATCGTGATTGCTGGCAGTGCAATTCGTTCACTTCTGGCAGCCGTACAAACCACGCCTTATTTCATTTGGGATGATATGTACTTGGTGGGCCTGTGTGCTGTCAAAGCCGGAATACGTCTCCGCACCTCTAATTCGTAATTTtgtcactaaaaaaaaaacaaacacaagtGTTGTTAAtaatacgttcactttcatgGATTAAATGTAGCATCTTCATTGATATGCCACGCAAATGTAATGATCCATGCTTTGTGCGCAAGTCCGTCATATGGACAACAAAATCGACAGATCAAATGAACGGATCCCATTTCGTCAATCAAGCTTTCTACCATAACCCCAAAACGGTGCACTGCATCGACGGTAAAGAACCGAATAACGGCATCTTTGACAGACCAGCTAATGCATCAGAATTCACTTTCGACACAATTTCATCCCTTCTATGATTTCAATACGCTTTTTGTTCCCTGTTGCATTTACGTGTCTAGATGATACCCTATTATTCAAATAAATTAGCATAACACAAATGTTCCCTCAACCAACCGCCACCTGTTATTCAATTAAAGTTATTTAACGTAACAAATCTGCAGCAATGTTAGGATATAAAACATACTTAACTCGAGAGGAAACCTAATGAAACATTGCAAATGTTTTCACACAGTTGCCCAGTTGCACACAAACGAATCGCGGTGGTTGAGACGAGCCCTCACGCCGATTTGTTTATTGATGTACGATATGTAGACTTTGTCCAGTACAGGTGGACTCACCAAGTATTCCTTAATTCCACTTATCTGATGAACAAGACCGATTATTCAAAGAATTTAATATTAATCTTAAAAACTCATTTAGATGAATGCCTCACTTTCAAGAAACTTGTAGTTGAATTGAGGCTGACAAACTCATACGATATTTGAATTTTCCTTGCGATTTAGACGTGCGATTATGTTAAACCAACACTCTCTCGGCTGATCTAACACATGATCAAACGGTTGAATGATCCCATTGCTGTACGTTCTCGTTTCTTTATCGCGACACACTGTAAAACAGACTTTTCagttagtaaaaaaaaaagcaagctgCCAAATTAACCGTAAGGAAAACGAAAGTCACATTTGAAATCAGTTGCATTCGCTGGAAGCGACGCAATAAACGTCCATTTACAATCGAACCAATCACAGTTGCTAATTCGAGAAAACAGGTACAACATATTTGCACCTGACGTGTAAACCCGAGTGGCTACAGCTTTGTACACGTTGACTTCCATCGTTTCCTTTAGCTGTAAAAACGTTTAACCGAATTTCAATCAAATTCATTTCAGATTACAAAAACATGTATACTTACCCCCAAACAACTCGGAGGACATGAGTTACATTAGAACAAACCATTTGAACACGCTGATCAACGGGAGCAATAATGCTAAACATACATTCCATCGTTTGCCCGGCACTGTTTATGTTCCCCAACGGTTGAATTGTTCCACTCGAGCTCGTCGTCTCACCATGGCGACACactgaaataaacaaatgacaaTTACAATTAACCGGGACCAAAAACgttcaaataaataattacatttaaatggTGACGTTGACACTGGCAATGCTGTTATTGACGTCCAACAATGCGGTCAGTGCTGTTGAATCGAGATTGAAGATAAACATTCCTGGTTTTTGACAGATATATCTTGTTTAATTCAGGCTTCAAATAAGAACCATCGCTTAGCAGTTAAAGCCCTTCACCCTCAATTGCTCCAGTcatctaattttttaaatgtcgaCATTAGAATACCTGTACTACAAGTACCTATTTGAGAATTGTCTTACAGTAAATGTACTCGTATTGGTAGTTAACTGGACTGCCTagcaagaaaataaatctGATGATCAACAGGTGCCACGATGTAAAATAGGCAATATCTCCATTCTCCCGCAGTTATGCAGTCTATTAGTCGGATAGTCCCGTTGGCCGTCGAAACCATTCCATGCTGACAGACTTTCAACCGAAATCAAATGAAGTGCCATCTATTGTTCACTTATTAAATTAAGGTATTCAGAAATAACCTACATTTTTAATCCGTCATGGTCGATGGAGGTGCTGGAATCATTGTCCTCCTGCAAGAAAACCAGTCCGGTTTGCGAAGGCGAGAGTACACGTCCAGGTAATACGTTCTCGAAGTGTAGACCCGGTTCAAAACTGGAGGACTGGCTTCAACGTCGAGCACATTACGAATCTAATGCGATGCAAATGAAAGATTATGTCTATATTTAATTGGCGAGTTAAAAGAATATAACCGTCTTACTTCCAAAGACAGGGAGGTGCTTGTGTAGACAATAGAACAGGATATTTGAACAAACTGGTCGACGGGCGCGCTAATCCTGAAATTGCAATAGCGTCCATCTCCGACAAGTGCCGTGTAATTATCCAACGGTCGAATAATACCACTGGCTGTTACGGCATAATTTTACGACACTGAGACgttttaaggagaaaaaattcACTGTCAAGTAAACTACAATTTGAAGTAAATTTTATACTGTAATAAGTGGGAACGTGCTGTTAGCTCGTCGTTGTGGATGGAGTCCTCTTTTTGGGAGCTGTGGTCCATTGCACTCGAACCAATCGAAATTGTCAAAAATAGATTCCAATCGCAAACCTCGGTCGATTGAAGTGAAGATTTTGCTCCGTTCGGGCTTACTCACGTTCGCTTCTGCGATATACTCGAGCTaaattgaacaacaaaaactagTTTGTAGTATCTACtgtgtttctttaaaaagaaataaaatggatACCCTCAAGAAACTCGTAACACTTTTAAAGTTGAGTACCGTGCAAGATATTTTAACTTGATAGCGGATCAGTGCATTGATGCTAAAATGACAATATCTCTAAAAGGAGTAATGGTTCCATTTGAGGCTGCTGAACTTGCATCACGACAAACTGCAACATCAAGTATTGATTGGATTAAATTCTTTAAGATAAGAAATATATGCTTTACGTTGAATAACATTCGAAATTTGCCTGAACACAGTGGTCCATTTGCAACCGAACCATTCAGATTGTCTCAGTCGTGCGTGCAACTTGAGTTGATTGCTTTAGGTGATGTAAATTCTCTTGACAGGTATCGACACACCAATATCGACGATGCCTTAAAGCTGCGTGAAAAAGGACAAAGTATAACGACGCAATGGAatcgcacaaaaaaaatgactcaCCCTCAACCA carries:
- the LOC130698194 gene encoding uncharacterized protein LOC130698194, which encodes MASRTSNEVEAADMTWIVSLSTFKKWCAQLPVLFSGLLVFVASTLFYHAYFLQPTGNGVHQWSTTSSLAIDAQTSAEVETLLKEKLDLQQKVNALEMEKKKRTELMANIKESQRQLNATLNELNQTWQLIEELDKEIAILEANATVHRNFFDYFSNVSRQMAYPGVEFYTRYTMTRLGLQPLAGIEPLKPQLGPVINDVLSYQYPLTVPPCRDVTGVNRTVFVAIISATDNFEKRSTTRPLWPTLFKSQQDKGLMGIAGFAFILGKPDQIETQKRIEEESRTYGDIIQIEMVDAYRNLTLKLVGLFSWLHTRNCSKVDFVVKVDDDVFVNVRNLVQFVQSQSRHDANLTIFGTSAGNLWPARDGKWELTYAEWPWHSFPRYFNGPAVLFPGNTIVPLLASFQTTPMPHIDDIYFSGICVERAGIKISYSTNSTNVFEFAPPDSLDACDLRRFISRRTPSSNYKNNSHVVTEDFYNNRTSCVMAGPKNGTNTTIDYTAPAHFYFL
- the LOC130698045 gene encoding lactosylceramide 1,3-N-acetyl-beta-D-glucosaminyltransferase-like isoform X1, with translation MTGRCGNNLNTFAVLGSLLIFGCSIIYVIQPTTLFTIQQASDLSMSRKEETINILVNEKQMLELKLKLQEEEKKSMTTLVEVTQHLNAALIDKIDLLGHLTAKRLGQIPTKQFIQQLHKQKEMLKANAKLNREFFHDASRFLCNTSYPGVENYTRYIVALRGMLPLDAIEPLKPEFGRVINDVLSFQYPITVPSCRDVGMNDTGPLVFIAINSAPDNFRRREVVRQTWITRLKADREQGFINLAGFAFIVGRTENNETQIKIEKENETFGDMIQIDMSHFYGNLSVKMAGLFNWLYRNCRLMDFLLKVDDDVYVNVRNVAHFMTQFQNQSNYTMFGISPGTFYPKRAGKWALTYEEWPWSQYPDYFLGPAVLLPAHTILPLLAAFQVTPMSPFDDLYYTGMCREKAGISIRYSINATSVFVMGLPHSPTPCYLRRHISFLIPYENQWKLWHNATDDFYNNRTQCIVGGSNGINITIDHTQPSQFYFTEPKILST
- the LOC130698045 gene encoding lactosylceramide 1,3-N-acetyl-beta-D-glucosaminyltransferase A-like isoform X2 encodes the protein MTGRCGNNLNTFAVLGSLLIFGCSIIYVIQPTTLFTIQQASDLSMSRKEETINILVNEKQMLELKLKLQEEEKKSMTTLVEVTQHLNAALIDKIDLLGHLTAKRLGQIPTKQFIQQLHKQKEMLKANAKLNREFFHDASRFLCNTSYPGVENYTRYIVALRGMLPLDAIEPLKPEFGRVINDVLSFQYPITVPSCRDVGMNDTGPLVFIAINSAPDNFRRREVVRQTWITRLKADREQGFINLAGFAFIVGRTENNETQIKIEKENETFGDMIQIDMSHFYGNLSVKMAGLFNWLYRNCRLMDFLLKVDDDVYVNVRNVAHFMTQFQNQSNYTMFGISPGTFYPKRAGKWALTYEEWPWSQYPDYFLGPAVLLPAHTILPLLAAFQVTPMSPFDDLYYTGMCREKAGISIRYSINATSVFATGPPHPPTPCYLRRHISFLIPNENQLKLWHNATDDFYNNRTHCIVGGSNGTNITIGHIQPSQFYFTEPRIVRT